The window atacattttttgcaggttttattccggacTACGGctctgatccgttcgtggtcgctactcacgcagacggaggccagggagcatttggttactgggtctatccgttgggagatggtagctcgggatatcttcaaccggtttggatggcggtcatgtaataggataggcatttagtATTCCTACCTAGTTGCCCAGCCGGTTGTGGCATATTGATGTGGCTAGTTTGATGTATCTAGCTTATCCGGGCTCTGTGTGAGCTTGTTTTGCTTCTTTTTTCAATTTTGAGGACATTTCGAACCATGTtgatactactttattttgttaataagagggccgtatgcatcatgctgatgcagaggccggggtttcccccttttcaaaaaaaaagatggGTTTATTTAAAGCATTGCTCCTCTATTACCAAGAAACCAACCTGATTCTCACTGGCGGACTGATTTCAACTTTCAAGGGTCTCACTTCCCCTTGAAGGGCAGCTACTGTGATGACACTGCCATTGATCGTCATGGACTCCAGGTTGGGCGACCTTCGACTGCCAGTACTGTTTCCTACACGGCATAATCATCGTCGGCAACACGGCACCTGGTGATTCTTGAACTGGTCTCTTACCAAAAATGACCCCTTCAGGAAAACTACCAAGCGACCACGGCACCGAGTATGGGAAAGAGCGATGACATTCGTACTGGTGTGTTGCTCCGTTATTGCCAATATATTGCGTTTATTTACAAATAGTGTAGACAAATCAATATTCGAAGTATTTTCACAAACTTCAGTTTATAACCCTAAATAGCATCAAGACAGCAAGAAGATGAAGGAAAGCAAAAGCAGGAGTATGCCATCGGGACCTCCTATTTACCACACAGCATGCTGGGTGATGCGCAGTCCTCGCTCCAGGGttggagggtggcggcggctgcgatTTAGGGttggagggtggcggcggctgcgatTTAGGGTTTCTCCCGTTCCGCTGTGGGGAGCGGCATGGGAGAGAGTCCTTTTTGATCTCCTTGCTAAGTGCACCCGAGAAGTGTTCCAGGATGTTTACAGTCAGGCTGGTTCAGTCGAGACCATCTACACCAGGAAGTTAGGATGCAGTCGATGTACGGGATGTATTcagttgcttattttgatgcatgcATATATTTACATGACGGAGAATTGTTTAATGTACTAATACTAGTTTCTTGTTGGTAAAATACATCAACTAATATTTTTTTTACTAGCCATAATGTAGGTGCATGCACTATGTACTAAATAATGACCATTTTTCAGGAATACGACAGAGGAATTTAATTAACTCGCATACATTAGGTAACTTAAAACACGCTGTTACTCAAGGAGTTATGTTACAAATTTTCTTGGAACCAAGGGAGACGTCCCCTGCTTCTACTTGAAGGATTTTGTTCACAACAGCAATGTAAGATAGATGTTGCCCCATCCATAGTTGCCTATCTTATTCGACAAGACATAATATACACAtgttcaaactggattatgcaggGCAAATTGCGACTTACGGGATCGATCCATTTTGAGAAGACGCTCTGCTACGTCTGTCATCCATGGTCTTTGATCCACATCAAGGTTAAGACATTCCACAGCGATCCCTGCCAAACTACCAAGAATCTCCAAATCTTCAGTTACTGCAATTTCCTTGTCAAACAACTGAGTTGCTTCCTTCTCTTTTTTGTAAGCTTCAAGGAAATTGTTTACTAAGCTACTGCCGTCGGAATGTGTGGCTTTCTTCCTACTGATAAGTTCTAAGATGACAACTCCAAAACTGTAGACATCACTTTTTTCGGTTAGTAGGCCTGTTTGTAGATATACTGGATCCACATAACTCATGTCACCAATGATAGATCCCGTGTGCTGTTTGTCTCTCGCAATCAACCTTGATATGCCAAAGTCTGAGATCTTTGGCACAAACTTATCATCCAAGAGTATATTTGCTGGTTTAACATCACCATGTAGGATCTTGGTATTGGTTTTTGAGTGCATATAAACCAGACCATCTGCTGATTCTGCAGCAATACTTAAACGTACACCCAAGTTGAGAGGCACCTTGTTGTTTCCATGAAGAATGTCATCGAGGCTACCATTGCAGAGGAACTCATAGACTAGAATTGGGAGATCAACTTCTAGGCAACAACCTATGAGCCTAACGATGTTCTTGTGGATGACTTGAGATTGAATGATGACTTCATTTGCAAATTGTTCATTCTCTAGCACACTACCACTAATCGGCTTCTTCACAGCGACTTGTTCATTATCAAGAATGCCCTTGTAAACTTCACCGAAGCCACCTTTTCCAATAAAATTgctaatgcgaagcttttggtgatccgtgttgaactgaatcatgagatggacgatgtagaatccatccttcttgcttggttttgggacatggatgcaggagaagttagttttatgcgcgaaacccatcttcttgttcctttgtttcttgatctgcacatggccacctctaaagctgaagccttggagagcatcatctagaatattcattatgtgggtgtagtcctttttctcgtagtctctggaagggtcaaaatacacggcgtgggagacatgcgggtaaagaacgataaggacggcgcgcccgttgctgcggggaaaagacacctcaaattattccccatataagagagaaggaatgattgaaatgtacgaaagggttgtccggaactgacttacttttgatgataaggcacgaggacaatttcccggtccttattctgtaccatgaagttttggaggtactccctagcagtttcacgctcaaagtctccgagactcaagaaagactcgtgcatgtagtatggatccgccacacagatttgcgagacttcttcactcttcatgacggagctcatatgtagcgcaaaaaggcggacgatagtaaaatcaagacgccttgttagaaacatctcaaagatatggtcaaaccgcaggaaaaacacctccgcgggccatgtgtcgacgtagcacttcccctcagggaCACGAGCCGCgcatgtcggatatcctggatcctttgaggctagta of the Triticum aestivum cultivar Chinese Spring unplaced genomic scaffold, IWGSC CS RefSeq v2.1 scaffold175044, whole genome shotgun sequence genome contains:
- the LOC123172784 gene encoding putative wall-associated receptor kinase-like 16; translated protein: LRISNFIGKGGFGEVYKGILDNEQVAVKKPISGSVLENEQFANEVIIQSQVIHKNIVRLIGCCLEVDLPILVYEFLCNGSLDDILHGNNKVPLNLGVRLSIAAESADGLVYMHSKTNTKILHGDVKPANILLDDKFVPKISDFGISRLIARDKQHTGSIIGDMSYVDPVYLQTGLLTEKSDVYSFGVVILELISRKKATHSDGSSLVNNFLEAYKKEKEATQLFDKEIAVTEDLEILGSLAGIAVECLNLDVDQRPWMTDVAERLLKMDRSRKSQFALHNPV